A stretch of the Glutamicibacter sp. JL.03c genome encodes the following:
- a CDS encoding CatB-related O-acetyltransferase has product MKIAMSQLQPLLREYRILLAGRGVDSMEKTGDSYQPEALVSYEADLELHPYTTFWGTTGLALGRMGAFSYTHSRLHKSLAVGRFTSIAKSLSVMGARHPHEWASTSPVFYNQQLLAQAYSEDRGVALKAATFGYKPGKITIGNDVWIGEKVTLGHGITIGDGAVVASNSVVTKDVAPYTVVGGLPARVIRERFAPETVQALQASAWWELAPEDLTRCDVRSPDLFAAQVLRGREQGDFQPLVTTPLTAEVIAEQLTRSA; this is encoded by the coding sequence ATGAAAATCGCGATGTCCCAGTTGCAGCCGCTGTTGCGCGAGTACCGGATCCTGCTGGCCGGCCGCGGTGTCGACAGCATGGAGAAGACCGGGGATTCCTATCAGCCCGAGGCCTTGGTGAGCTATGAGGCGGACCTGGAATTGCACCCGTACACCACGTTCTGGGGCACAACGGGGTTGGCCTTGGGGCGGATGGGCGCGTTTTCCTATACCCATTCGAGGCTGCACAAGTCCTTGGCCGTCGGCCGTTTCACCTCGATCGCCAAGTCCCTGAGCGTGATGGGCGCCCGCCATCCGCATGAGTGGGCTTCGACCAGCCCGGTGTTCTACAACCAGCAGCTGCTCGCGCAGGCCTATAGCGAAGATCGCGGGGTCGCGCTGAAAGCGGCGACGTTCGGCTACAAGCCCGGGAAGATCACGATCGGCAACGACGTATGGATCGGCGAGAAGGTCACCCTGGGCCATGGCATCACCATCGGGGACGGCGCAGTGGTCGCCTCGAATTCCGTGGTGACCAAGGATGTGGCGCCCTATACGGTGGTCGGCGGCCTGCCGGCGCGGGTGATCCGCGAGCGTTTTGCCCCGGAAACCGTGCAGGCCCTGCAGGCCTCGGCCTGGTGGGAATTGGCTCCTGAGGATCTGACGCGCTGCGATGTCAGATCCCCGGACCTTTTTGCCGCGCAGGTGCTGCGCGGCCGCGAGCAGGGAGATTTCCAGCCGCTGGTGACCACCCCGTTGACCGCCGAGGTGATCGCCGAGCAGTTGACGAGGTCCGCCTGA